A section of the Symphalangus syndactylus isolate Jambi chromosome 19, NHGRI_mSymSyn1-v2.1_pri, whole genome shotgun sequence genome encodes:
- the MAP1LC3C gene encoding microtubule-associated proteins 1A/1B light chain 3C gives MPPPQKIPSVRPFKQRKSLAIRQEEVAGIRAKFPNKIPVVVERYPRETFLPLLDKTKFLVPQELTMTQFLSIIRSRMVLRATEAFYLLVNNKSLVSMSATMAEIYRDYKDEDGFVYMTYASQETFGCLESAAPSDGSRLEDRPCNPL, from the exons ATGCCGCCTCCACAGAAAATCCCAAGCGTCAGACCTTTCAAGCAGAGGAAAAGCTTGG caatcagacaagaggaaGTTGCTGGAATCCGGGCAAAGTTCCCCAACAAAATCCCG GTGGTAGTGGAGCGCTACCCCCGGGAGACCTTCCTGCCCCTGCTGGACAAAACTAAATTCCTGGTCCCGCAGGAGCTGACCATGACCCAGTTCCTCAGCATCATCCG GAGCCGCATGGTCCTGAGAGCCACGGAAGCCTTTTACTTGCTGGTGAACAACAAGAGCCTGGTCAGCATGAGCGCAACCATGGCAGAGATCTACAGAGACTACAAGGATGAGGATGGCTTCGTGTACATGACCTACGCCTCCCAGGAGACGTTTGGCTGCCTGGAGTCAGCAGCCCCCAGTGATGGGAGCAGGCTTGAGGACAGACCCTGCAATCCTCTCTAG